A single region of the Glycine max cultivar Williams 82 chromosome 20, Glycine_max_v4.0, whole genome shotgun sequence genome encodes:
- the LOC102665686 gene encoding uncharacterized protein isoform X2 produces the protein MQNSVLDPQDQRVTSCMEDSTAMTIEFLRARLLSERSISRSAKQRADELAKKVMDLEEQLKTVILQRKMAEKATADVLAILESEGISDVSEEFDSGSDLENPCDSSVSNECAKEGEEPMSSKGRQHGSDKMPGSNVDSSPVSSKSLSWKGRHDSSHSLEKYKTSNLRRQSSFSSISSSPKHRQGKSCRKIRHRQIRLVVEESRNKFANHEKELASLSKGFPNFSGGGSNIPKIESEIQEEGGSGANPLNKNHHVDGYGREKDMEKALEHQAQLIDQYEAMEKVQREWEEKFRENNSTTPDSCDPGNYSDMTEDKDESKVHIPFAAKVVTSDAQESKGEPRGVCLSEEKFKAEARDIMPKTHDDTGGYSDQKNTTFSTSDLLGQQNSCPPLKGNQNESSVNGHFQPSVMNHQDPGRHGYHDSKPTYSFPTDIHGVQHQNDASRNKTDLFALVTHEQPHKFNGVLESLKQARISLQQELKRLPLVESGYTAKPSASFSKSEDRFEVPVGCSGLFRIPTDFSDGATARFNVKDPTAGFGSNFHLNRAMSRTSDGQFFPSLPYPDTQLSLPANDQSLAIRYVENGPNGGSLSSSKYTYPTFPINPSYQNATPQMPFGNEVSRPYSSSTVGVPLANRFSFNSDHLR, from the exons GGTTACTTCCTGCATGGAGGATTCCACTGCAATGACTATTGAATTCCTGCGGGCAAGGTTGCTTTCTGAAAGGTCCATCTCAAGAAGTGCTAAACAGAGAGCTGATGAACTGGCAAAAAAG GTCATGGATTTGGAGGAACAACTTAAGACGGTGATTCTTCAGAGGAAGATGGCAGAGAAGGCCACTGCTGATGTTCTTGCCATTTTGGAGAGTGAAGGGATAAGTGATGTATCTGAAGAATTTGATTCAGGCTCAGACCTTGAAAATCCTTGTGATTCTAGCGTGAGTAATGAGTGTGCAAAAGAAGGTGAGGAGCCTATGAGCTCAAAAGGAAGACAACATGGGTCAGATAAAATGCCTGGTTCCAATGTAGATTCTTCACCAGTATCCAGTAAGAGTTTGTCTTGGAAAGGACGCCATGATTCTTCCCATTCTCTTGAAAAGTACAAGACTTCTAATTTGAGGAGGCAAAGCAGTTTTTCATCTATCAGTTCTTCTCCAAAGCATCGCCAAGGAAAGTCATGTCGCAAGATAAGACATCGACAAATCAG GTTGGTAGTGGAGGAGTCCAGAAATAAGTTTGCTAACCACGAAAAAGAACTTGCATCCTTGTCTAAAGGATTTCCAAATTTCTCAGGTGGTGGGTCTAACATCCCGAAAATAGAATCCGAAATTCAAGAAGAGGGTGGATCAGGGGCAAACCCACTTAACAAAAATCATCATGTAGATGGATATGGAAGAGAGAAGGACATGGAAAAGGCACTTGAACACCAAGCCCAACTTATTGACCAATATGAAGCAATGGAGAAGGTTCAAAGAGAATGGgaggagaaatttagagagaatAACAGCACAACACCA GATTCATGTGATCCGGGGAATTACTCAGATATGACTGAGGATAAAGATGAAAGCAAGGTTCACATTCCATTTGCTGCTAAGGTGGTCACCTCAGATGCTCAAGAGAGTAAAGGAGAACCAAGAGGTGTTTGCTTATCTGAAGAAAAATTCAAAGCTGAGGCCAGAGATATTATGCCAAAAACTCATGATGATACAGGGGGTTATAGTGACCAGAAGAATACAACTTTTAGCACTTCTGATCTGCTTGGTCAACAAAATTCATGTCCCCCACTGAAGGGAAACCAAAATGAGAGCTCAGTAAACGGTCACTTTCAGCCTTCTGTTATGAACCATCAAGATCCAGGTAGGCATGGTTACCATGATTCCAAACCTACTTATTCCTTTCCAACTGATATCCATGGTGTTCAGCACCAAAATGATGCTTCAAGAAACAAAACTGACCTCTTTGCATTAGTTACTCATGAACAACCTCACAAGTTCAATGGTGTACTTGAATCACTTAAACAAGCTAGGATATCCCTACAACAGGAACTCAAGAGATTGCCACTAGTAGAGAGTGGGTACACTGCTAAACCCTCTGCTTCTTTTAGTAAAAGTGAGGATAGATTTGAAGTTCCTGTTGGATGTTCTGGTCTCTTCAGAATACCTACAGATTTTTCTGATGGAGCAACTGCTAGATTCAATGTTAAAGATCCTACTGCTGGATTTGGTTCAAACTTTCATCTTAATAGAGCCATGTCTAGAACTTCTGATGGTCAGTTTTTTCCCAGTCTTCCTTACCCTGACACACAGTTGAGCTTGCCTGCTAATGATCAATCTCTTGCTATCCGATATGTGGAAAACGGGCCAAATGGAGGTTCACTCTCTTCCAGTAAATACACGTATCCCACATTTCCCATCAATCCATCCTATCAAAATGCAACACCACAGATGCCATTTGGTAATGAAGTTTCAAGACCGTATTCAAGTAGCACAGTTGGGGTTCCTCTTGCAAATCGTTTCTCGTTTAATAGCGATCATTTAAGATGA
- the LOC102665686 gene encoding uncharacterized protein isoform X1, whose amino-acid sequence MQNSVLDPQDQRERLGQGKAVRGKKRKEENNEITMVTSCMEDSTAMTIEFLRARLLSERSISRSAKQRADELAKKVMDLEEQLKTVILQRKMAEKATADVLAILESEGISDVSEEFDSGSDLENPCDSSVSNECAKEGEEPMSSKGRQHGSDKMPGSNVDSSPVSSKSLSWKGRHDSSHSLEKYKTSNLRRQSSFSSISSSPKHRQGKSCRKIRHRQIRLVVEESRNKFANHEKELASLSKGFPNFSGGGSNIPKIESEIQEEGGSGANPLNKNHHVDGYGREKDMEKALEHQAQLIDQYEAMEKVQREWEEKFRENNSTTPDSCDPGNYSDMTEDKDESKVHIPFAAKVVTSDAQESKGEPRGVCLSEEKFKAEARDIMPKTHDDTGGYSDQKNTTFSTSDLLGQQNSCPPLKGNQNESSVNGHFQPSVMNHQDPGRHGYHDSKPTYSFPTDIHGVQHQNDASRNKTDLFALVTHEQPHKFNGVLESLKQARISLQQELKRLPLVESGYTAKPSASFSKSEDRFEVPVGCSGLFRIPTDFSDGATARFNVKDPTAGFGSNFHLNRAMSRTSDGQFFPSLPYPDTQLSLPANDQSLAIRYVENGPNGGSLSSSKYTYPTFPINPSYQNATPQMPFGNEVSRPYSSSTVGVPLANRFSFNSDHLR is encoded by the exons GGAGAGGTTGGGGCAAGGTAAAGCAGtaagaggaaagaaaagaaaggaagaaaataatgaaatcaccAT GGTTACTTCCTGCATGGAGGATTCCACTGCAATGACTATTGAATTCCTGCGGGCAAGGTTGCTTTCTGAAAGGTCCATCTCAAGAAGTGCTAAACAGAGAGCTGATGAACTGGCAAAAAAG GTCATGGATTTGGAGGAACAACTTAAGACGGTGATTCTTCAGAGGAAGATGGCAGAGAAGGCCACTGCTGATGTTCTTGCCATTTTGGAGAGTGAAGGGATAAGTGATGTATCTGAAGAATTTGATTCAGGCTCAGACCTTGAAAATCCTTGTGATTCTAGCGTGAGTAATGAGTGTGCAAAAGAAGGTGAGGAGCCTATGAGCTCAAAAGGAAGACAACATGGGTCAGATAAAATGCCTGGTTCCAATGTAGATTCTTCACCAGTATCCAGTAAGAGTTTGTCTTGGAAAGGACGCCATGATTCTTCCCATTCTCTTGAAAAGTACAAGACTTCTAATTTGAGGAGGCAAAGCAGTTTTTCATCTATCAGTTCTTCTCCAAAGCATCGCCAAGGAAAGTCATGTCGCAAGATAAGACATCGACAAATCAG GTTGGTAGTGGAGGAGTCCAGAAATAAGTTTGCTAACCACGAAAAAGAACTTGCATCCTTGTCTAAAGGATTTCCAAATTTCTCAGGTGGTGGGTCTAACATCCCGAAAATAGAATCCGAAATTCAAGAAGAGGGTGGATCAGGGGCAAACCCACTTAACAAAAATCATCATGTAGATGGATATGGAAGAGAGAAGGACATGGAAAAGGCACTTGAACACCAAGCCCAACTTATTGACCAATATGAAGCAATGGAGAAGGTTCAAAGAGAATGGgaggagaaatttagagagaatAACAGCACAACACCA GATTCATGTGATCCGGGGAATTACTCAGATATGACTGAGGATAAAGATGAAAGCAAGGTTCACATTCCATTTGCTGCTAAGGTGGTCACCTCAGATGCTCAAGAGAGTAAAGGAGAACCAAGAGGTGTTTGCTTATCTGAAGAAAAATTCAAAGCTGAGGCCAGAGATATTATGCCAAAAACTCATGATGATACAGGGGGTTATAGTGACCAGAAGAATACAACTTTTAGCACTTCTGATCTGCTTGGTCAACAAAATTCATGTCCCCCACTGAAGGGAAACCAAAATGAGAGCTCAGTAAACGGTCACTTTCAGCCTTCTGTTATGAACCATCAAGATCCAGGTAGGCATGGTTACCATGATTCCAAACCTACTTATTCCTTTCCAACTGATATCCATGGTGTTCAGCACCAAAATGATGCTTCAAGAAACAAAACTGACCTCTTTGCATTAGTTACTCATGAACAACCTCACAAGTTCAATGGTGTACTTGAATCACTTAAACAAGCTAGGATATCCCTACAACAGGAACTCAAGAGATTGCCACTAGTAGAGAGTGGGTACACTGCTAAACCCTCTGCTTCTTTTAGTAAAAGTGAGGATAGATTTGAAGTTCCTGTTGGATGTTCTGGTCTCTTCAGAATACCTACAGATTTTTCTGATGGAGCAACTGCTAGATTCAATGTTAAAGATCCTACTGCTGGATTTGGTTCAAACTTTCATCTTAATAGAGCCATGTCTAGAACTTCTGATGGTCAGTTTTTTCCCAGTCTTCCTTACCCTGACACACAGTTGAGCTTGCCTGCTAATGATCAATCTCTTGCTATCCGATATGTGGAAAACGGGCCAAATGGAGGTTCACTCTCTTCCAGTAAATACACGTATCCCACATTTCCCATCAATCCATCCTATCAAAATGCAACACCACAGATGCCATTTGGTAATGAAGTTTCAAGACCGTATTCAAGTAGCACAGTTGGGGTTCCTCTTGCAAATCGTTTCTCGTTTAATAGCGATCATTTAAGATGA
- the LOC102665686 gene encoding uncharacterized protein isoform X3, with protein sequence MNWQKKVMDLEEQLKTVILQRKMAEKATADVLAILESEGISDVSEEFDSGSDLENPCDSSVSNECAKEGEEPMSSKGRQHGSDKMPGSNVDSSPVSSKSLSWKGRHDSSHSLEKYKTSNLRRQSSFSSISSSPKHRQGKSCRKIRHRQIRLVVEESRNKFANHEKELASLSKGFPNFSGGGSNIPKIESEIQEEGGSGANPLNKNHHVDGYGREKDMEKALEHQAQLIDQYEAMEKVQREWEEKFRENNSTTPDSCDPGNYSDMTEDKDESKVHIPFAAKVVTSDAQESKGEPRGVCLSEEKFKAEARDIMPKTHDDTGGYSDQKNTTFSTSDLLGQQNSCPPLKGNQNESSVNGHFQPSVMNHQDPGRHGYHDSKPTYSFPTDIHGVQHQNDASRNKTDLFALVTHEQPHKFNGVLESLKQARISLQQELKRLPLVESGYTAKPSASFSKSEDRFEVPVGCSGLFRIPTDFSDGATARFNVKDPTAGFGSNFHLNRAMSRTSDGQFFPSLPYPDTQLSLPANDQSLAIRYVENGPNGGSLSSSKYTYPTFPINPSYQNATPQMPFGNEVSRPYSSSTVGVPLANRFSFNSDHLR encoded by the exons ATGAACTGGCAAAAAA AGGTCATGGATTTGGAGGAACAACTTAAGACGGTGATTCTTCAGAGGAAGATGGCAGAGAAGGCCACTGCTGATGTTCTTGCCATTTTGGAGAGTGAAGGGATAAGTGATGTATCTGAAGAATTTGATTCAGGCTCAGACCTTGAAAATCCTTGTGATTCTAGCGTGAGTAATGAGTGTGCAAAAGAAGGTGAGGAGCCTATGAGCTCAAAAGGAAGACAACATGGGTCAGATAAAATGCCTGGTTCCAATGTAGATTCTTCACCAGTATCCAGTAAGAGTTTGTCTTGGAAAGGACGCCATGATTCTTCCCATTCTCTTGAAAAGTACAAGACTTCTAATTTGAGGAGGCAAAGCAGTTTTTCATCTATCAGTTCTTCTCCAAAGCATCGCCAAGGAAAGTCATGTCGCAAGATAAGACATCGACAAATCAG GTTGGTAGTGGAGGAGTCCAGAAATAAGTTTGCTAACCACGAAAAAGAACTTGCATCCTTGTCTAAAGGATTTCCAAATTTCTCAGGTGGTGGGTCTAACATCCCGAAAATAGAATCCGAAATTCAAGAAGAGGGTGGATCAGGGGCAAACCCACTTAACAAAAATCATCATGTAGATGGATATGGAAGAGAGAAGGACATGGAAAAGGCACTTGAACACCAAGCCCAACTTATTGACCAATATGAAGCAATGGAGAAGGTTCAAAGAGAATGGgaggagaaatttagagagaatAACAGCACAACACCA GATTCATGTGATCCGGGGAATTACTCAGATATGACTGAGGATAAAGATGAAAGCAAGGTTCACATTCCATTTGCTGCTAAGGTGGTCACCTCAGATGCTCAAGAGAGTAAAGGAGAACCAAGAGGTGTTTGCTTATCTGAAGAAAAATTCAAAGCTGAGGCCAGAGATATTATGCCAAAAACTCATGATGATACAGGGGGTTATAGTGACCAGAAGAATACAACTTTTAGCACTTCTGATCTGCTTGGTCAACAAAATTCATGTCCCCCACTGAAGGGAAACCAAAATGAGAGCTCAGTAAACGGTCACTTTCAGCCTTCTGTTATGAACCATCAAGATCCAGGTAGGCATGGTTACCATGATTCCAAACCTACTTATTCCTTTCCAACTGATATCCATGGTGTTCAGCACCAAAATGATGCTTCAAGAAACAAAACTGACCTCTTTGCATTAGTTACTCATGAACAACCTCACAAGTTCAATGGTGTACTTGAATCACTTAAACAAGCTAGGATATCCCTACAACAGGAACTCAAGAGATTGCCACTAGTAGAGAGTGGGTACACTGCTAAACCCTCTGCTTCTTTTAGTAAAAGTGAGGATAGATTTGAAGTTCCTGTTGGATGTTCTGGTCTCTTCAGAATACCTACAGATTTTTCTGATGGAGCAACTGCTAGATTCAATGTTAAAGATCCTACTGCTGGATTTGGTTCAAACTTTCATCTTAATAGAGCCATGTCTAGAACTTCTGATGGTCAGTTTTTTCCCAGTCTTCCTTACCCTGACACACAGTTGAGCTTGCCTGCTAATGATCAATCTCTTGCTATCCGATATGTGGAAAACGGGCCAAATGGAGGTTCACTCTCTTCCAGTAAATACACGTATCCCACATTTCCCATCAATCCATCCTATCAAAATGCAACACCACAGATGCCATTTGGTAATGAAGTTTCAAGACCGTATTCAAGTAGCACAGTTGGGGTTCCTCTTGCAAATCGTTTCTCGTTTAATAGCGATCATTTAAGATGA